A stretch of DNA from Candidatus Neomarinimicrobiota bacterium:
CCCTCGAGCTCGAGACCATGATGTCTCAAGTCTGCCAGGTCTGTGGCTGTGATAAATATTTGATGGCCTCCACGGAGGCTCTCCACAATCATTACACTGCGTTTTACGTCGAGTTCTGCAAATAGATCATCCAGTAAAAACACAGGAGGTTCACCTAGAAAAGTCTCCAGAAAGCGGCCCTCGGCAAATTTGATGGCCACCAATACGAGTTTGTGTTCTCCCTGTGAGCCAAATTTTCTAAGATCTTTGGTGTTGAGGTAGAAGGTGAACATATCACGGTGAGGTCCCCGGGTTGTAGTGCCCTTGCGCATGTCTTCAGCCAGGGAATCCTGATAGGCGCGTCGATATAGACCTTCAAGCTCACCAGCAGTTGTTCTCACGTTGGAGATGAAAGCCATTTTCACGGATTTCTCATCTTCAAGCTCAGCATAGGCCGCATAGAGTAGTTTTTTAAACTCAGCGATATGCTTGCTGCGGGCCTCATGGAGTTGTGCAGAAATTTTGGCACGCTGATCATCCAGGGAAGACATTTGAATTCGGTCAATGGAAGTGCCATCGTTGGCATAACTCTGCAGCAAGGCGTTACGCTGCTTGAGAATGCGGGCATAGATCTGCAGGTTTTCAAGATACCCAGCATCAACCTGGGACAGAAGCTTGTTAAAAAACAAGCGCCTGATTTCAGGGGGTCCAAAGGTTAATTCACTGTCTTCAGGAGTCAGGGAGACCAGCGGGAATCGACCAATTATCTGCGCACGACTCGTGAGGTTCTTGCTGTTAACACTCACTAATTTTTTGCGGGCAGATTCCACTTTAAGACGGACTTCATGATCATTGGCATGACGATCCGCAAAGACACCCTTCAATTGATAGCCTACCCGACCATGTCGGGACAGGTCAGCATCCAATCGGGTTTTAAAACTACGGGTATAGGCAAGGCTGTGGATAGCTTCTAGAATAGTGGTTTTACCAACACCGTTTTCCCCATGGAGAATATTCGTGAAAGCACCAAATTCCATGGAAACCTGCTCGTATTTACGAAAGTCAATCATCGTAAGCGACTTAATCAGCATACCTGGGTTTTGGATGTGGCTTTATGGTTAATCATCACGTATCGATTCAATACCTTATCTCTGCCAGTAATCAAACCGGTCAGTTTTCCCCATGTTTTAGAATCAGTTTGACGACCGGCTGTCCTGCAAAGATAGCTGTCTATCCCTGAAGCCGTATAGGCATTAGGAGCATGACTAATTCTTCTTTTTCTGCCTGTACTTCAGGCAAAATCAATCCAGGACCAATTTCAGAACCCAGCCTGAATACTACACGATCCGTTTCAACGTTTTTGAGCATATCTTTAAGATAAATTGAATTGTATCCCAGGGTCAATTCTTCTCCATCATAGTCAGCCAGGACCTGTTCTTTAGCACTTGTGCTGGCTTCAGGATCTTCAGTAAATACTTCTATATAACCGGGGTGAAGTTTCAAGGCTACCTGGTGAGTTGTACGATTCGAAAAGATGGAAACCCGACGGACGGTGGTGACCAGATCCTTACTGGAAAGGGTGACCGTCTTGTCGTTGGTGGAAGGAATGACACTTCCATAATCCGGGTATTGCTCATCGATCAGACGGCTGAAAATGGTGGCGGTCTCTGTAGCAACAGAGATGTGTTTTTCCCCAACAGACAGATTGATGGTATCACCATCATCCAGAAAGGACTGGATCAGTGATAAAAATTTGGGTGGAACAATGATATTGGCTTCAAAATCGGCGGAGACAAAATCCCGGTTGGTATATTTTACCAGACGGTGTCCGTCCGTGGCAACTGCGCGAATTTCATTGTTCTTCAGTTCAAACAGCACACCAAGTAAGGCAGGCTTCAACTCATCCTTTGAAACAGCAAAGACGGTTTTTTCTACCGTGCGTTTTAAAACCTTGGATTTGATTTCAAGACTTTGAGCTGGACCCAATTCTGGAGCTTCAGGGAAATCCATGGCGGGGCGTCCAACAATTTTGTATGTACCTCCAGTGGTGGAGAGTGTCACACGGCTGTCATCAGACCAGGCAAAGGTGAGTTCTGTATCTGGTAACTCGCTGGTGATTTCCTGGAGCAGACGGACCGGCAAAGCTACGGCACCTTCATCTTCACCCAGGACATTCAGGTCAAGTGTGTAGGTGATTTCGATATCCGTACTACGCATGGAAAGAACATTCCCCTTCACGGTGAAGAGAATGTGGTTGAGAATGGGCATGGTTGAGCGGGTGGGGCTTACGCGAGCCACCTTTTGCAAGCCGTGTAAAAGGGTTGACGAGTCAACGGTAAATTGCATGATTTTGATCTCCGAATGTCGGGTTATTCACTGTCCTGTTTCAAGCAAACCAAACTAAACTTCGATCTGGCCAATTCAAAGCTTGAACCTGTATATTTTAGCCGGCAACCGCAATTTTTCGCCCAAAACACCCCTTTAAAGGCCATGAAACGACCTGAGGCAGGACTGACCCAGGGTAAAACAGGATATTTTCATAGATTTTATACTGTTGAGACCAACTTAACAGGATAGAAGGAAGTACTCCTTGTTGAGAGCCATTCATAGCCTAGTTTTGTAGCATCAGTTCGTGAATTATATGATTGGGATGATTTCTGAAAAAATTTATCACAAAATGGTTTATAAATAATCCGATCCGATTCAGACTTTTTCTGGTTTTTATCGGTATTCTGGCTGGCGTATTGCACCCCTGGTTTAAAAGTGGCATCACTGCAGAATTGTCTGATACAAAAATGATGTTCATGCTGGGATTCTCTACTGTGACTTTCACCTTTATGCTCACCCTGTACCGCAGCCTGCAAAAGCTCTTTCGCAAGGGTGTTGAAATAGAGGGTCGCAAAGTAGATTTTGATGAACGCACCCTGGTCAGGGCTGTAGGCATTTTTTGGTTCCTTCCCTTTGGTTTAAGCTTGCAGGTAGCCACCTTTAGTGCCGGGGCTTCTGACCCACATTTTGGGAAGGTTATGATTATCCAGGGACTGGCCATCAGTCTGGGTGCATGGCTGTCACAGATCATTAAAAAATAGTCCGCTGAGATAAATTTGGACCATTAAACCTGGATACAGGTCTTTTTATATCTTCTGATATAGATTATTATCAACCCGCTAACCACATTTCATGAATAAGCGTTTCTTTTAATCCCCAGAAGCCTCATTTTATAAGATGGAAAAAGCCATGTATGTTGAAATTGTTTTCCCCCTGAGTCTTGACCAGGCCTTTACCTATTCAGTTCCAGAAGAACTGAACGATGTTGTTCAGATAGGACAACGTGTCATTGCTTCCCTGGGTCGACGCAAGCAACAGGGCATGATCATTGGCGTCAAGTCAGATCCACCTGCAGATTTTACCGGCAAATTAAAAAGTTTTGAAAATATCGTTGATCCCGTTCCAGTCTTTGATGATCATCTTATCAATCTTCTAAAATGGATGAGTCGTTACTATTTCACCCCCCTGGGGAAGGTGATCCAATCAGCCATTCCTTCTGATGCCCGCATGAAGAAAGAGATCATCATCCAGGCTACCGCCCTTTTACATGGGGCAGATGAGTTCAGCAACTTTCTAGAGTCAAAGGGTCTGGTGCGCTTATCAACGCTGAAACGAAAATTCGGGGCAGACTTTGCCGTGAACCAGGTAGCGCGCCTGCAAAGACAGGGTCTTCTGGAGCTGGAAAATGAATTCGAGTTCAAAGGAAAAAGAGCCTCAAGTTACCTTGTTATTCCGGATCTGGGGCGGGATTCAGAAATTCCCACCAATGCCAGAGCTCAACAAAAAGCTTTTGATATTCTCAACGATTTCCCTGAGGGTATCCCCCTGGACAAGCTGAGAGATGAGTATGAGGTATATCGCCCGATTATCCATAAACTGGCTGATCGCGGCCTGGTCAGGCTGCAGGAAATTGAACCTGATATTGACCCCCTGAAAGACTATCACCGACCACCGCCTAAAGTTGTCGAACTCAATCATGAACAAACCATTGCCCTGAAAGAGGTGACACGATCTCTGGATGATCATGAGTTTACACCCTACATGCTTTTTGGGGTCGCCGGTAGCGGCAAGACCGAAGTGTATTTGAATGCCACAGCCCACGCTCTGGAACAAGGTCGCTCTGTCATTGTCCTGGTTCCTGAGATTGCCCTGGCTCCTCAAATTGCCTATCGCTTCCAATCACGTTTTGGAAATATTGTAGCGCTCTGGCATTCAGGCCTCAAAGGGGCAGAGCGACTATGGACCTGGCAACAGATTCAGAAAAACAGATTTACCATTGTGGTGGGGGCGCGCTCAGCTGTATTAACGCCCCTTAAAGACCTGGGTCTCATCATTGTGGATGAGGAACAGGAAAACAGCTACAAGCAGCAGGATAACGAACCTCGCTATCATGCTCGTGATGTAGCCCTGGTGCGTGGACAGGAAGAAAAAGCAGTGGTGCTGCTTGGATCGGCGACACCCTCTCTGGAAACCTATTACAACCTGACAACCAACCGTTACAAGGGACTCCATCTCACCAAGCGCTGGGAAAAAGCCAAACCACCCCTAGTGGATCTGGTGGATATGGGTGCCGAACGGGAAGAGACCCGTGATTATACCAGCCCCTTTTCAAGAAAGCTGGTTGCTGCCATCAGAGAGACCCTGGAGAATGGGAAGCAGATCATTTTGTTCCAGAATCGAAGGGGCTACGCTCCTGTTATTACCTGCCGGGACTGCAATTGGACCATGGTTTGTCCCCATGATAATATTTCCCTGACTTATCATAAGATTGGCAACAAGATGCGCTGCCATTTTTGCGATTTTGAAGCGCCGACTCCCATCAGTTGTCCCGAATGTCGTTCCCTGGACCTGAAATTTGGTGGCATGGGAACGCAAATGGTGGAAGAAGCCCTGGAAGCCCAATTTCCAGATGTGCCTGTTTGTCGTATGGATATGGATACAACCCGTGGCAAGGGTGCACACACAAAATTGCTGGGTGATTTCGCCCGCGGGGAGTATAAAATTTTACTGGGAACTCAGATGATCGCCAAAGGTCTTGATTTTGAGAATGTCACCCTGGTGGGAGTCATTAATGCTGATTCAGGCTTGCATTTTCCAGACTTCAGGTCTCGGGAGAAAACCTTTCAACTGGTGTATCAGGTATCTGGTCGCTCAGGTCGTGGAGAGTTCCCCGGTCGTGTAGTTGTTCAGAGTTGGATGCCAGACGATATTTCCATCCAGTGCGCTACCAAAAGTGATGTCAAACTTTTCTATAATGGCGAGTTAAACGATCGCGATCAACTCCAGTACCCACCCTTTTCCAGAATGATTTCTTTTGGATTTATGGGTCGTTCACGTGAGGCGGTAATTCGCCTCGCAGAACATGCCTCAGAGGGATTTAAAAATCAAAAGGTAGTTCAATTATTGGGACCAGCACCTGCCATGATTGAGAAAAGTCACATGGGTTTTCATTGGAAGCTGGTTTTGAAAACCTCAAAAGCAGATGATCCCACAGGCGGTGCGCTCCGGCAGGCTGCAGGACATGTATTGCAAACCACCAAGGACAAATATGTTCGGGTAACTGTAGATGTGGACCCCTATCAAATTCTCTAGTCAATATACCAGGATATTTTTCCTGGCAATGGTGCTGCTTTTTTCAAGTGCACCTCTATCAGGCCAGGCTCTATTTCTGAAGTCAGGTAATCTTTCAATGATGAGCGACAAGGGAGACTCAACGCTTCTGCTTCGAGCGGTAGAATTGATTCGTTTGGAACAGCAGTACTACAAAGCATTGTTTGGTTTACGGCTTGAGGATGAACTGGAAATCAGGTTCTATTACAACCCGGACAAAGTGGGTGCACGATTGCATGCCACGCCGTATTGGAGTGCCGGAATGGCCAGATCTGGTTCAGAGATAGCAATTTTTGGCAGGGATCGAAACCAATGGCTCACAATTTTGAAACACGAACTCTTTCACGCGCTACTCGGCCAGAACGAGGTGAATATACCGGTCTGGTTGAATGAGGGTCTGGCTCAATGGCATGCGGGTCAGATGGACTGGGGCGGCTTTATGGAACTGGGAGGAGCAACGGCCAGGGGAAACCTAATTCCCCTCGTGGATCTAGATGTGATTTTAAGTTTTAACCATAAGCGGGCAAGCCTGGCTTATGGACAGGCTTTGGATGCCACTCGATTTTTAATCAAGCGTCAGGGAGAATCCATCCTGCCTTATCTCCTCCGGGCGGACGACCTAGGGTTTAGAGAACGATTCAAGGCTGAGACAGGAGAAGACCTGGTCGATTTTGAAATCGCCTGGCGTGAGGATCTGGAAGCACGCTTCTGGTTCTTTAAAATTTCCAGAATCCCTGGGGCTCTCTGGGCAATTTCGCCTTTAATTGTTGTATTGGCCTGGTATCTCAAAAAAAGAAAAGGTAAAAAGAAACTGGATGAATGGGAAGAGGAAGAGTCCCTAGAGGATAAACCCAAATATTTTGCTTAACCCGGGACACCTTGGAAACCAATTTTCAGCGAACAGCGTGAGCCAAATTGGTTTCTAGATAATTGGTTTCCAGAAAGGGTAGAGTTACTTGGCTTTAGGCTGGGGTTGATTAAACCAATTTAGCCCCCTGCGGGGTCGGAAATCGGTTTCCAGAGAATGGGTTTCCAGGCAGTGTGAAAATATTGGCTTTTAGTAGTGGTTGTGGTTAAACCAATTTAGCCCCCTTCGGGGTCGGAAATTGGTTTAATCAGTTTTAATCTGCTGCAAATAAGTTTTTGTTTGACGGATTTGTTCTATATTCGCTAAACCCCAATATCATATGACAAAGGAAATTATCATGGCTTTAAGCTTTGATAAACGTGACTTGACGCCTGGATGTCTCATTCATGTTTACAATCGAGGAAACAATAAAATGATCATCTATAAATCGAATGCTGATTATAAATGGTTTTTGAATAAGGCTGAGTATTTAAGAATAAATGATCACTTTGACGTAATCGCATTTTGCTTAATGCCAAATCACTTTCACTTTTTGCTGAATACTAAGACAGAAGACAGCCTAAGTAAGTTTTTTCACCGCCTTCAACTAGCCTATGCAAAGTATTTTAATCGGAAATACTCACATTCAGGCCATGTTTTCGGGGGACCTTTCAAAACAGATGTGTTTAGGGATGAGCACCATGTGACAGAAATAGCCCGTTATATTCACATGAATCCAGTATCAGCCGGATTGATCACAAGACCAGAGAATTGGAAGTGGTCAAACTATAAACAGTTAATTAACTATGAAATAGATCTGGGTAGCTCATTTTACAGCGAGATTTACGGCGGATTTGTTGAGTACAAACTGTTTGTTGAAAGTCAGCTAAAAGAAACCAATTTTCAGCGAACGGAGTGAGCCAAATTGGTTTCTAGATAATTGGTTTCCAGAAAGGGTAGAGTTACTTGGCTTTAGGCTGGGGTTGATAAACCAATTTAGCCCCCTGCGGGGTCGGAAATTGGTTTCTCTTAACCCGAATCTATTTCATATTGGAGATTTACACTGGGGGCACAAACAGGAGATATTCATGAAGCAAATCATCGTACTGTTTTTAATCAGCATTTTATCAATTGGCGTGGCTGTCGGTCAGGCCTCACCGGATCCCCGCATTAAGCAGGCTCAACAGCTAGAGACAGAAAAAAAGACCAAGGAAGCTTTCAAGCTGTATGAGGAAATCCACAAAAGCACACCAGACAATAACGCCATCACTTATAAACTTGGGTCTATGGCCCACAGCGAGGGAAACTATAAAAAAGCCATAAAATATTATGAGCAACTGGCACCAAATGATAACCCAAACGTGTTATATAACCTAGCTTGTTCCTATGCCATGCATGGCAAGGAGAGGAAGGCTCTGGCAGTTCTGGAATCAGCAGTTGAGAAGGGGTTTACGCAACTGGGACTCATGAAAACGGATCCTGATCTGGCCAGTATCAGAGATAGTGAGGATTTTGAAGCTATATCCAGGTCGGTGAAATCCATCGAAAATGAACCTGAAGCTAAAAAGTTTGATTTCTGGGTGGGGGAATGGAATGTTTTTGGCCAGACAGGTGTAAAAGTCGGTCAAAGTAGTATTCAAAAGATTCTCAAGGGTAATGTCATCTTGGAAAATTGGAGTGGGGCTGGTGGTATTGAAGGCAAAAGTTTTAATCATTACCACATGGAAACAGGCCGTTGGATTCAATATTGGGTTGATCAAAACGCTGATAGGATTTATTTCGAAGGCAATTTTGATCCCGAACAGAACGCCATGGTGTACTTTGAGCAAGTGGACAAGGATTCTCAGGAGCCCTTACGACGACTCACCTTTTTCAATATATCACCTGACAGTGTGAGACAATTTTCACAACTTAGTTCAGATTATGGAAAAAACTGGAATGTGGAATATGATTTCATGTATGTCCGCAAACCTTAAGGAATATTTATGTCCCAAACTATCACCGTCATTGGCTCTACGGGTCTCATTGGATTACAATTTCTAAGCAACATCTCTGAGGGCGAGTACAAGGGTGTCACTGCTATCACACGCCGAGAAATCCCCACCTTGTCTGACAAACCATTTATTCATCAGGCCATCCATGACTTCTCCGACCTGGAAAGCATGCGAGCCGATTTAAAAACAGATGTACTGGTCTGCACGCTGGGCACCACAATTAAGACAGCAGGTTCCCAGGAACGCTTTTTCGAGATTGATCACAATATTCCCCTGGCCCTGGCGAAAATGGCTCGGGAAGAAGGATGTCAAACGTTTATCCTGGTGTCATCCCTGGGGGCAAACGCCAACTCCAAAATCTTTTACTCCCGTGTTAAGGGTCAACTTGAGGTGGCTCTGAAGGAGGTAGGATTTAAGCAATTACACATCCTGAGACCAAGTATGTTGCTTGGAAATAGACAGGAAAGTCGTCCTGGTGAATTTATTGGTAAACTCATTATGACGCCCCTGTCCTTCCTCATTCCCTGGAATTATAAACCCATACAGGCCAGTACAGTTGCGGCTAAAATACGTGAACTCATATCCACCGGGGGTTCAGGAACTTCAATCTGGACAGGTAAAGAACTCTTCCATAAAAATTGATCCAGAGCACAACCTGGATTTAAGTGTGAGCACAAACACAACATGAGGTTGTCTTTCTTCTCATATTGTTCTCAGGCGGGGCAAACCTGGAGGATGGAGAAATGGATGATAACAAACATTACGGTTTTCAGCTGTTTATTCTTATTGCCACGCTGGTCTTGGTTGTGGGTATCACCCGACTGTAAAAACTTCCCCTGGCCTTCTAAGAAAGCCACTGCCTGTTTTAGCTCCTAGTTCAGGGCAACGATTAGTTCTGTAAGTCTAAAAAACTCCAAAGGGCTGAGTTGCTCAGGTCTTAAATTCAAATCGAATTGATTCTCAATGCTGGCCTTGTCCTTCAGGACGGCTTTCAGGCTGTTACGCAAGGTTTTTCGGCGTTGATTGAAGGATGTTCTTACCACCTGGCGCAGGTGGGGCTCAAGCTCGGCTGAAACGGGATTCTCTTCATCGAAGGAGAAGCGTACAAAGCAGGAATCCACATCAGGCACGGGGTGAAAAACATGGCGACTTATATCGAATAAGTATTCAGTTTTAGCAAACAGGGCTGCATAGACAGATAGAATTCCATACTGTTTGGAACCATGGGGAGCAACCAGTCGCTTGCCCACTTCTTTTTGCATGAGAAAGTGGACATCCCCGATGCGTTCGTGGTATTCAAAGGCCTGGAGTATCAATTGAGAGGTGATGTAATACGGAATGTTGCCCATGAGTCTAAATTTGCCCAGTTCTGGAGGCGGTGTCCATTTTAAGAAATCTTTGTATTCAAATGAAAAGGAGTGGATGTCATCTCGAATGGGTTCTAAATATTCTGCCATTCGAGGATCGAGTTCAATGGCATGAAGTCGCTTAACCCGGGAAGCAAAAAGGCGCGTGAGGGCGCCAGATCCAGGACCAATTTCAACCATGGTGTCATCTGGCTGGGGGTTGACAGTTCGAACCAATTTTTCCAGCATGGATGGGTCAGTAATAAAATTTTGGCCCCATTTTTTAAAGGCCCGGAGATCTGGTCTTAAACCCATTATGATATATTCAATTTTATGCGATGGCTTGTGGGGGGCGCAATGCATTGCGCCTTTACGAAAACATTGGGAAAAAGGGGGCTATGATAAATCATTCAACCCGAAGAATATTTCAGCATTTTGGGTGGTTGTTTGAGCTAGCAGCTCAATATTTATATCTCGTAAGGCAGCAATTTTCTCAGCAATATATGGGATATATTTAGGTTCATTTGGGCGTTTGCCCCGATGGGGCACAGGCGTTAGGAATGGACTGTCAGTTTCCAGCATGAGACGCTCCAGGGGCATTCTTGTAGCAACATCCTGAACGGCTTCATTTTTCTTAAAAGTCACAGTTCCAGTAAATGAAATATGATAGCCCTTATCTAAAAGGGGTTTCGCGATATTCCAGGGTGAGGGCCAGCAGTGAAAAACACCCCTGGTGTTTCCATGCTCAAGAATTTGTTGAACAATGTCCTGATCTGCTTCCCGATTATGAATGATCGCCGGCTTGCCTGTTGCCAAAGCCAGATCAAGATGATCCCGGAAAAATCTTTTTTGTAAATCCACAGGTGAGTCATCCCAGTAATAATCCAGACCCGTTTCACCCACAGCCACCACTTTGGGATGTGAGAGCATATCAACAATTTCTTTTTCCCAGTTTTTGGGTGCCGTGGAACAATCGTTGGGGTGAATACCTGCAGCAGCAAAAAGTTGAGGGTGATCCTCGGCCAGACGAATGGCGATTTCTGATGTTGGGAGATCGATACCGACCACAACCATTTTATTAATGCCCTGCTCCGCTGCAGCATCCAGAACCTCATTCGTTCTATCCAGAAGAGGCTCAATGTTCAAGTGGCAATGGGTATCAATGAAGTTCATGTTAGGAGTTAGGAGTTAGGAGTTAGGAGTTGTTGAAATCCAGGTTGTGTCGAAAACGAGCGTAGGTACGAGAGAGAAAAGAAGATTGAGTACCACCTAACCTCTAACATCTAACTTTTAACGGACCTTGGATCCCGGCTCAACATTTTTTAATGGAATCAGCGGAGAAACGGTTTTGCCATCGTCAGCAGCCAGAATCATTCCCTGAGAAAGTTCCCCACGAATTGTGGCCGGTTTCAAATTGGCTATGATGGAGACAGACTTGCCGATCAAATCTTCAGGAGCATAGTGTTCTGCGATACCAGCAATAACCTGGCGTTGTTCAGCACCTAGATCAACCTGCAGCTTCAAGAGTTTATCAGCATTTGGATGTTT
This window harbors:
- the recF gene encoding DNA replication and repair protein RecF (All proteins in this family for which functions are known are DNA-binding proteins that assist the filamentation of RecA onto DNA for the initiation of recombination or recombinational repair.) codes for the protein MIDFRKYEQVSMEFGAFTNILHGENGVGKTTILEAIHSLAYTRSFKTRLDADLSRHGRVGYQLKGVFADRHANDHEVRLKVESARKKLVSVNSKNLTSRAQIIGRFPLVSLTPEDSELTFGPPEIRRLFFNKLLSQVDAGYLENLQIYARILKQRNALLQSYANDGTSIDRIQMSSLDDQRAKISAQLHEARSKHIAEFKKLLYAAYAELEDEKSVKMAFISNVRTTAGELEGLYRRAYQDSLAEDMRKGTTTRGPHRDMFTFYLNTKDLRKFGSQGEHKLVLVAIKFAEGRFLETFLGEPPVFLLDDLFAELDVKRSVMIVESLRGGHQIFITATDLADLRHHGLELEGDTLQIIDAGKMQANG
- the dnaN gene encoding DNA polymerase III subunit beta; this encodes MQFTVDSSTLLHGLQKVARVSPTRSTMPILNHILFTVKGNVLSMRSTDIEITYTLDLNVLGEDEGAVALPVRLLQEITSELPDTELTFAWSDDSRVTLSTTGGTYKIVGRPAMDFPEAPELGPAQSLEIKSKVLKRTVEKTVFAVSKDELKPALLGVLFELKNNEIRAVATDGHRLVKYTNRDFVSADFEANIIVPPKFLSLIQSFLDDGDTINLSVGEKHISVATETATIFSRLIDEQYPDYGSVIPSTNDKTVTLSSKDLVTTVRRVSIFSNRTTHQVALKLHPGYIEVFTEDPEASTSAKEQVLADYDGEELTLGYNSIYLKDMLKNVETDRVVFRLGSEIGPGLILPEVQAEKEELVMLLMPIRLQG
- the priA gene encoding primosomal protein N' produces the protein MYVEIVFPLSLDQAFTYSVPEELNDVVQIGQRVIASLGRRKQQGMIIGVKSDPPADFTGKLKSFENIVDPVPVFDDHLINLLKWMSRYYFTPLGKVIQSAIPSDARMKKEIIIQATALLHGADEFSNFLESKGLVRLSTLKRKFGADFAVNQVARLQRQGLLELENEFEFKGKRASSYLVIPDLGRDSEIPTNARAQQKAFDILNDFPEGIPLDKLRDEYEVYRPIIHKLADRGLVRLQEIEPDIDPLKDYHRPPPKVVELNHEQTIALKEVTRSLDDHEFTPYMLFGVAGSGKTEVYLNATAHALEQGRSVIVLVPEIALAPQIAYRFQSRFGNIVALWHSGLKGAERLWTWQQIQKNRFTIVVGARSAVLTPLKDLGLIIVDEEQENSYKQQDNEPRYHARDVALVRGQEEKAVVLLGSATPSLETYYNLTTNRYKGLHLTKRWEKAKPPLVDLVDMGAEREETRDYTSPFSRKLVAAIRETLENGKQIILFQNRRGYAPVITCRDCNWTMVCPHDNISLTYHKIGNKMRCHFCDFEAPTPISCPECRSLDLKFGGMGTQMVEEALEAQFPDVPVCRMDMDTTRGKGAHTKLLGDFARGEYKILLGTQMIAKGLDFENVTLVGVINADSGLHFPDFRSREKTFQLVYQVSGRSGRGEFPGRVVVQSWMPDDISIQCATKSDVKLFYNGELNDRDQLQYPPFSRMISFGFMGRSREAVIRLAEHASEGFKNQKVVQLLGPAPAMIEKSHMGFHWKLVLKTSKADDPTGGALRQAAGHVLQTTKDKYVRVTVDVDPYQIL
- a CDS encoding transposase translates to MALSFDKRDLTPGCLIHVYNRGNNKMIIYKSNADYKWFLNKAEYLRINDHFDVIAFCLMPNHFHFLLNTKTEDSLSKFFHRLQLAYAKYFNRKYSHSGHVFGGPFKTDVFRDEHHVTEIARYIHMNPVSAGLITRPENWKWSNYKQLINYEIDLGSSFYSEIYGGFVEYKLFVESQLKETNFQRTE
- a CDS encoding tetratricopeptide repeat protein; protein product: MKQIIVLFLISILSIGVAVGQASPDPRIKQAQQLETEKKTKEAFKLYEEIHKSTPDNNAITYKLGSMAHSEGNYKKAIKYYEQLAPNDNPNVLYNLACSYAMHGKERKALAVLESAVEKGFTQLGLMKTDPDLASIRDSEDFEAISRSVKSIENEPEAKKFDFWVGEWNVFGQTGVKVGQSSIQKILKGNVILENWSGAGGIEGKSFNHYHMETGRWIQYWVDQNADRIYFEGNFDPEQNAMVYFEQVDKDSQEPLRRLTFFNISPDSVRQFSQLSSDYGKNWNVEYDFMYVRKP
- a CDS encoding NAD-dependent epimerase/dehydratase family protein — its product is MSQTITVIGSTGLIGLQFLSNISEGEYKGVTAITRREIPTLSDKPFIHQAIHDFSDLESMRADLKTDVLVCTLGTTIKTAGSQERFFEIDHNIPLALAKMAREEGCQTFILVSSLGANANSKIFYSRVKGQLEVALKEVGFKQLHILRPSMLLGNRQESRPGEFIGKLIMTPLSFLIPWNYKPIQASTVAAKIRELISTGGSGTSIWTGKELFHKN
- the rsmA gene encoding ribosomal RNA small subunit methyltransferase A, whose product is MGLRPDLRAFKKWGQNFITDPSMLEKLVRTVNPQPDDTMVEIGPGSGALTRLFASRVKRLHAIELDPRMAEYLEPIRDDIHSFSFEYKDFLKWTPPPELGKFRLMGNIPYYITSQLILQAFEYHERIGDVHFLMQKEVGKRLVAPHGSKQYGILSVYAALFAKTEYLFDISRHVFHPVPDVDSCFVRFSFDEENPVSAELEPHLRQVVRTSFNQRRKTLRNSLKAVLKDKASIENQFDLNLRPEQLSPLEFFRLTELIVALN
- a CDS encoding TatD family hydrolase; protein product: MNIEPLLDRTNEVLDAAAEQGINKMVVVGIDLPTSEIAIRLAEDHPQLFAAAGIHPNDCSTAPKNWEKEIVDMLSHPKVVAVGETGLDYYWDDSPVDLQKRFFRDHLDLALATGKPAIIHNREADQDIVQQILEHGNTRGVFHCWPSPWNIAKPLLDKGYHISFTGTVTFKKNEAVQDVATRMPLERLMLETDSPFLTPVPHRGKRPNEPKYIPYIAEKIAALRDINIELLAQTTTQNAEIFFGLNDLS